In the Thiovulum sp. ES genome, one interval contains:
- a CDS encoding signal peptidase I (PFAM: Peptidase S24-like~TIGRFAM: signal peptidase I, bacterial type), whose product MLKNTAREKLKKIFNALGKFYKWTTTWTGAIVVVLFIISFVAQSFVIPSGSMIRTLLVGDYLFVKKFEYGIPTPHIPWLEIPMIPGVGLKLVDGDRPKRGDIVVFRKPGQENVHFVKRCIATSGDYVQLINKNLFVRPVEGDKFIRDNYSKDMIFEIDGKLWVRNPYQKYFGGIWNDQRVIDDGTQPPQLFNIKPTRVPDNNFYMMGDNRDHSNDSRFWGSVPYENIEGTPWAIYFSIDENLTVRWDRMFRSVDSLQKEF is encoded by the coding sequence ATGTTAAAAAATACAGCAAGGGAAAAATTGAAAAAAATTTTTAATGCTTTAGGTAAATTTTATAAATGGACAACAACTTGGACAGGTGCAATTGTTGTTGTTCTTTTTATTATCTCATTCGTCGCACAATCTTTTGTAATTCCAAGTGGTTCAATGATTCGGACTCTACTTGTTGGAGATTATCTTTTTGTGAAAAAGTTTGAATACGGAATTCCAACACCTCATATACCTTGGCTAGAAATTCCAATGATTCCTGGAGTTGGACTCAAATTAGTTGATGGCGACCGACCAAAAAGAGGAGATATTGTTGTTTTCCGAAAACCTGGACAAGAAAATGTCCATTTTGTAAAAAGATGTATTGCAACTTCAGGCGATTATGTTCAACTTATAAATAAAAATCTTTTTGTTCGACCAGTCGAGGGAGATAAATTTATTCGAGATAATTACAGCAAAGATATGATTTTTGAAATTGATGGAAAACTTTGGGTTAGAAATCCGTATCAGAAATATTTTGGTGGAATTTGGAATGATCAAAGAGTTATTGATGATGGGACTCAACCACCGCAACTTTTTAATATAAAACCGACTCGAGTACCAGATAATAATTTTTACATGATGGGAGATAATCGAGACCACAGTAATGATAGTCGTTTTTGGGGCAGTGTTCCTTATGAAAATATTGAGGGAACTCCATGGGCAATCTATTTTTCAATTGACGAAAACCTTACAGTTCGATGGGATAGGATGTTTAGAAGTGTAGATTCTCTGCAAAAAGAGTTTTAA
- a CDS encoding histidine ammonia-lyase (PFAM: Phenylalanine and histidine ammonia-lyase), which translates to MIEISDKKISFDDLKKESFVLCKEDKFIKRIESSQKFLYTEMQNRPIYGVNTGFGESGKNGIQQLEDLQLNITRFHRVGVGELLSKEESRLIVLFRLISLSKGFSGVSFELLERLEFMLQNGGFPKIPSIGSVGASGDLTPLSYLASFVAGDSDQGLWFWQKFGLEEYKLKPKEGLALMNGTSVMSAIAFNSANKFEELLNITERFISGLFEVLGATKEPFAEKVHEVKPFFGQIESAKRMESYFSDSEKLETCRAESWKDGEKNIQDRYSLRCSPQILGTVWDTLKMVKNWIEIEVNSVNDNPIIDGEKKEIHSGCNFYGGYIAIGMDNLKISIANLADLIDKELAVLIDYKFNNGLGENLKLLKEPHHHGFKAMQITASAISGEIIRNSAPASTLSRPTESLNQDKVSMGTTSAMNFKTSLELYEDLISIALLSLAQAVDIRGKSGFSKSLLKLHSKIREISKPLFADRPLDTDIFNLKNRLHLLQ; encoded by the coding sequence ATGATTGAGATTTCTGACAAAAAAATATCTTTTGATGATTTAAAAAAAGAGAGTTTTGTTCTTTGCAAAGAAGATAAATTTATCAAAAGAATTGAGAGTTCCCAAAAATTTCTTTACACGGAAATGCAAAACCGCCCAATTTATGGTGTAAATACTGGTTTTGGTGAATCTGGAAAAAATGGAATTCAACAACTCGAGGATTTGCAATTAAATATTACAAGATTTCACCGTGTTGGAGTTGGTGAACTTCTTTCAAAAGAAGAGAGTCGACTAATTGTTCTTTTTCGACTAATTTCACTCTCAAAAGGTTTTTCTGGAGTCTCTTTTGAACTTTTAGAGCGACTCGAATTTATGTTGCAAAATGGAGGATTTCCAAAAATTCCATCGATTGGTTCAGTTGGTGCTAGTGGAGATTTGACTCCGCTCTCTTATTTGGCTTCTTTTGTTGCAGGTGATAGTGATCAGGGACTTTGGTTTTGGCAAAAATTCGGATTAGAAGAGTATAAATTGAAACCGAAAGAGGGTTTAGCTCTTATGAATGGAACTTCTGTTATGAGTGCAATTGCATTTAATAGTGCTAATAAATTTGAGGAACTTCTTAATATTACTGAAAGATTTATATCTGGACTTTTTGAAGTTCTCGGAGCTACAAAAGAGCCTTTTGCAGAAAAAGTGCATGAAGTTAAACCGTTTTTTGGACAAATTGAGAGTGCGAAACGAATGGAAAGCTACTTTTCGGATTCTGAAAAATTAGAAACTTGTCGAGCAGAAAGTTGGAAAGATGGCGAAAAAAATATTCAAGATCGCTATTCGCTTCGATGTTCTCCGCAAATTTTAGGAACTGTTTGGGACACTCTCAAAATGGTAAAAAATTGGATTGAAATCGAAGTAAATTCCGTAAATGATAATCCAATTATTGATGGAGAAAAAAAGGAAATTCACAGTGGTTGTAATTTCTATGGCGGATATATCGCAATTGGCATGGATAATTTAAAAATTTCAATTGCAAATCTTGCCGACCTCATCGATAAAGAACTTGCTGTTTTAATTGACTACAAATTTAATAACGGTTTGGGTGAAAATTTAAAACTGTTGAAAGAACCTCATCACCACGGATTCAAGGCGATGCAAATTACAGCAAGTGCAATTAGTGGCGAAATTATCAGAAATTCTGCTCCCGCTTCAACTCTTTCTCGACCAACAGAATCTTTAAATCAAGATAAAGTAAGCATGGGAACAACTTCCGCAATGAATTTTAAAACTTCACTTGAACTTTATGAAGATTTGATCTCAATCGCCCTGCTTTCTCTAGCTCAAGCTGTTGATATTCGTGGAAAAAGTGGGTTTTCAAAATCTCTCTTAAAACTCCATTCAAAAATCCGAGAAATCTCAAAACCACTTTTTGCAGACCGCCCACTTGATACTGACATTTTTAATTTAAAAAACAGACTTCACTTACTGCAGTAA
- a CDS encoding hypothetical protein (PFAM: Antibiotic biosynthesis monooxygenase), whose amino-acid sequence MVYCIAEFKAKKGKEDELFNILKALETSTHEENGCIQYKVMRKIESPFAEGEHYGIVFNEIWESKEIFETHCQMPYIVQFFQQQCLDKSGLVEKWNVNLFE is encoded by the coding sequence ATGGTTTATTGCATCGCAGAATTTAAAGCGAAAAAGGGAAAAGAGGACGAGCTTTTTAATATTTTAAAAGCTCTTGAAACTTCGACACATGAAGAAAATGGCTGTATCCAATACAAAGTTATGCGAAAAATTGAGTCTCCTTTTGCTGAGGGCGAACACTACGGAATTGTGTTTAATGAAATTTGGGAATCAAAAGAGATTTTTGAAACTCATTGTCAAATGCCATATATTGTGCAATTTTTTCAGCAACAGTGTTTAGATAAATCTGGACTTGTAGAAAAATGGAATGTAAATCTTTTTGAATGA
- a CDS encoding transposase (PFAM: Putative transposase DNA-binding domain) translates to MTKKGGSRKRGLNRSILQTSFYQFVQFLDYKISMLNGKHFLKVPPHYTSKTCNKCGFVKRDLTLKDRVFDCPECGYSEHRDINASKNILKKGLESFELGNSSSTKKRKA, encoded by the coding sequence ATGACTAAAAAAGGTGGTTCTCGGAAACGAGGATTAAATCGGTCAATTCTTCAAACTTCATTTTATCAATTTGTCCAATTTCTGGACTACAAAATTTCAATGCTCAATGGCAAACATTTTTTGAAAGTTCCTCCACACTACACAAGCAAAACTTGTAATAAATGTGGATTTGTAAAAAGAGATTTGACATTAAAAGATCGTGTTTTTGATTGTCCAGAATGTGGATATTCCGAACATAGAGATATTAATGCTTCAAAAAATATTTTGAAAAAAGGTCTCGAGTCTTTTGAGTTGGGAAACAGCTCTTCGACTAAAAAAAGAAAAGCTTAG
- a CDS encoding integral membrane protein MviN (PFAM: MviN-like protein~TIGRFAM: integral membrane protein MviN): MFKSIFSNSSGILVSRIFGLIRDMFMASTLGVSIYTDIFFVAFQLPNLFRRIFGEGAFSQAFIPSFVRSRKKILFSASIFLKLISAVGFLTVLVFIFDSEVTKMIATGFSDENIEKATIFVKINFLYLIAIFTVTFLSAILHYREHFATTSFSTALLNISMILALMIGNGMSDEKIVYLLSFAVVLGGILQVISHVFAILFLKLNRVAFGGFSKWKRFDEVADDSQNFFTKFSLAIWGGATAQISSFLDTLLASFLITGSISYLYFANRVFQFPLAIFGIAITMAIFPKVAKYLKDVSGESKAEEILKKAFWLLAYLLSSATLVGIVWSEEIVSLLFERGEFSEIDRIETAKVLTFYLFGLAIFGVAKLFSLWLYAKEKIGKSAKIATYSLFIKIVVALALLEDFGASGLAFSTTISSFALFIFTVHEFGWNRFRKILKSKLLFLLFPLLGIFYFLNVAIKLNL, encoded by the coding sequence TTGTTTAAATCAATTTTTAGCAACAGTTCAGGAATTTTGGTAAGCAGAATTTTTGGACTAATTCGAGATATGTTTATGGCTTCGACACTCGGAGTTAGTATTTATACGGATATATTTTTTGTCGCTTTTCAATTGCCAAATCTATTTAGGCGGATTTTTGGAGAGGGAGCATTTTCTCAAGCATTTATTCCATCGTTTGTGCGGAGTCGAAAAAAAATACTCTTTTCAGCATCCATATTTTTAAAGTTGATTTCCGCAGTAGGTTTTTTGACAGTTCTCGTTTTTATTTTTGACAGCGAAGTTACAAAAATGATAGCGACAGGTTTTTCAGATGAAAATATAGAGAAAGCAACAATCTTTGTAAAGATAAACTTTCTGTACCTCATCGCTATTTTCACGGTAACATTTTTATCAGCGATTTTACATTACAGAGAGCATTTTGCAACAACATCATTTTCGACCGCACTTTTAAATATTTCAATGATTTTAGCACTGATGATTGGAAACGGAATGAGTGATGAAAAAATAGTTTATCTACTCTCATTTGCAGTTGTTCTCGGCGGAATTTTACAAGTGATTTCACATGTTTTTGCAATACTCTTTCTCAAATTAAATCGTGTAGCTTTTGGTGGATTTAGTAAATGGAAGAGATTCGATGAGGTCGCCGACGATTCACAAAACTTTTTTACAAAATTTTCATTAGCAATTTGGGGCGGTGCAACTGCTCAAATCTCATCTTTTCTTGACACACTTCTCGCCTCTTTTTTAATAACTGGTTCTATCTCATATCTCTATTTTGCAAATCGTGTTTTTCAATTTCCGTTGGCAATTTTTGGAATTGCAATCACAATGGCAATTTTTCCAAAAGTCGCAAAATATTTAAAAGATGTCTCTGGCGAAAGTAAAGCGGAGGAGATTCTGAAAAAAGCTTTTTGGCTACTAGCTTATTTGCTTTCAAGTGCAACACTTGTTGGAATTGTTTGGAGTGAAGAGATTGTTTCTCTGCTTTTTGAACGGGGTGAATTTTCAGAAATTGATCGAATTGAAACGGCTAAAGTTCTCACTTTTTATCTTTTTGGTCTAGCAATTTTCGGAGTCGCAAAACTTTTTTCACTCTGGTTGTATGCAAAAGAGAAAATTGGAAAGAGTGCAAAAATTGCTACCTACTCACTTTTTATAAAAATTGTTGTCGCTCTAGCTCTTTTAGAGGATTTTGGAGCTTCTGGTCTCGCTTTTTCAACAACTATTAGCAGTTTTGCTCTTTTTATTTTTACTGTTCATGAGTTTGGCTGGAATCGTTTCAGAAAGATTCTAAAATCAAAACTACTCTTTCTACTTTTTCCTCTTTTGGGAATATTCTATTTTCTTAATGTAGCTATAAAACTAAATTTGTGA
- a CDS encoding protein containing C-terminal region/beta chain of methionyl-tRNA synthetase (PFAM: tRNA synthetases class I (M); Putative tRNA binding domain~TIGRFAM: methionyl-tRNA synthetase C-terminal region/beta chain; methionyl-tRNA synthetase) → MSSCNKIYITTPIYYVNDEAHIGHAYTTIIADAVSRYSKLLGYETFLLTGTDEHGQKIEESAKKRGRTPKEYADEISGKFKQLWDDFGIKYDHFIRTTDDYHKKGVQIAFEKMFQKGDIYKGSYSGNYCISCESFFTNTQLIGENSCPDCGKETKVIEEESYFFRLSNYEDKLLELYEKNPEFILPTSKRNEIISFVQGGLKDLSISRTSFDWGVKLPESMNEPHHVMYVWLDALLNYITALGYGDDEKNMDFWSAKTHIVGKDILRFHAIYWPAFLMSLDLPLPHHISAHGWWTRDGQKMSKSVGNIVKPREVVDAYGIDTFRYFLLREVPFGQDGDFSEKALINRINGDLGNSLGNLLNRLIGMGDKYFLLKFSASLGEFESQLAKVDEIISGLEKHIFKMQIHRYLEDIWEILAIGNGAIQKSEPWAKIKTNPDEVESLLVFISNLLSRVSLLIYPIMPKSGEEMAKALNVEISAESYKKIITEKDVRTEFKIQKVSALFPRVDKPKMKQEEKKEEKPKELKIEGVITIDKFFETKIKIGEIIEVEELPKSDKLYKMRVDLGEERPRQILAGIRKYYKKEELLNTQVCVVANLKPAKLMGHMSEGMVLAGKDENGLSLIRPEKPRKIGTPIS, encoded by the coding sequence TTGTCATCTTGTAATAAAATTTATATAACTACTCCGATTTACTATGTGAATGATGAAGCACATATCGGACATGCCTACACAACAATAATTGCGGATGCCGTTTCTCGGTATTCAAAACTTCTCGGATACGAAACTTTTTTGCTAACTGGAACAGACGAACACGGTCAGAAAATTGAAGAGAGTGCAAAAAAACGAGGTCGAACCCCTAAAGAGTATGCAGACGAAATTTCTGGAAAATTTAAGCAACTTTGGGATGATTTTGGAATCAAATATGACCATTTTATAAGAACCACAGACGACTATCACAAAAAAGGTGTTCAAATCGCTTTTGAGAAAATGTTTCAAAAAGGTGATATTTACAAAGGTTCATATAGCGGAAATTACTGTATTTCATGTGAGAGCTTTTTTACAAACACACAACTGATTGGGGAAAATTCTTGTCCAGATTGCGGAAAAGAGACAAAAGTAATTGAAGAAGAGAGCTACTTTTTCAGACTCTCAAATTATGAAGATAAGCTTTTGGAACTTTACGAAAAAAATCCAGAATTTATTTTGCCAACTTCAAAAAGAAATGAAATTATCTCTTTTGTTCAGGGTGGTTTAAAGGATTTATCAATTTCGCGAACAAGTTTTGATTGGGGTGTTAAATTGCCAGAATCGATGAACGAACCTCATCATGTTATGTATGTTTGGCTGGATGCACTTCTAAATTATATTACAGCACTTGGTTATGGCGACGATGAAAAAAATATGGATTTTTGGTCGGCAAAAACTCATATTGTTGGAAAAGATATTTTAAGATTCCATGCAATTTATTGGCCCGCATTTTTAATGAGTTTGGATTTACCTCTACCTCATCATATTTCGGCACACGGTTGGTGGACTCGAGATGGACAAAAAATGAGCAAATCTGTCGGAAATATCGTAAAACCTCGAGAAGTTGTTGATGCTTACGGAATTGATACTTTCAGATATTTTTTACTTCGTGAAGTTCCGTTTGGTCAAGATGGGGATTTTTCTGAAAAAGCTCTTATTAATCGTATCAATGGAGATTTAGGAAATTCACTTGGAAATCTTTTAAACCGTTTAATTGGAATGGGAGACAAATATTTTTTACTCAAATTTTCCGCAAGTTTAGGGGAGTTTGAAAGCCAATTAGCGAAAGTTGATGAAATCATCAGCGGACTTGAAAAGCATATTTTTAAAATGCAAATTCACCGATATTTAGAAGATATTTGGGAAATTCTTGCAATTGGAAATGGTGCTATTCAAAAAAGTGAACCTTGGGCAAAAATCAAAACAAATCCCGATGAGGTCGAGTCGCTACTTGTTTTCATCTCAAATCTTCTTTCTCGTGTTTCTCTCCTGATTTATCCAATCATGCCAAAAAGTGGTGAAGAGATGGCAAAAGCTCTAAATGTTGAAATTTCTGCTGAAAGTTATAAAAAAATCATCACTGAAAAAGATGTGCGAACAGAATTTAAAATCCAAAAAGTTTCTGCACTTTTCCCAAGAGTTGATAAACCTAAAATGAAACAGGAAGAGAAAAAAGAGGAGAAACCGAAAGAGTTGAAAATTGAGGGTGTTATCACAATTGATAAATTCTTTGAGACAAAAATCAAGATCGGTGAAATCATTGAAGTTGAAGAGTTGCCAAAAAGCGACAAGCTTTATAAAATGAGAGTTGATTTAGGTGAAGAGCGACCACGACAAATTCTTGCAGGAATTCGTAAATACTACAAAAAAGAGGAACTTTTAAACACTCAAGTTTGTGTAGTTGCAAATCTCAAACCTGCTAAATTGATGGGACACATGTCTGAAGGAATGGTTCTTGCTGGAAAAGATGAAAATGGACTTTCACTAATTCGTCCAGAAAAACCGCGAAAAATTGGAACTCCAATTAGTTAA
- a CDS encoding molecular chaperone (PFAM: Hsp70 protein), which yields MGNSIGIDLGTTESTVSVVEISGRRDNPMEKLRSLNIFQHDSSHNSVTNMNGLQSSIYINRETETIYVGEFAKKIYSDGHKPLQTIRSVKTRIGGESEIDVPLQNDKNDKISFDMTELSSILLKQIRDSVKQQLGSDDFEAVTITIPAGFNSDERRATIEAGHLAGFQHVNLLDEPTAVLLYFLNSENSFEFGDEFFDKNRKVLVYDIGGGTLDISIANILLDDDDFDISILGRSERMDFGGDDIDKRIASYFLEEFEKINPSISARTPEEQAVIVSRIVSHAERHKVSLSKKISSTENPKLKQRKRETVNFEIIDGLSIRDLTLNDQNLREILSDLIANNGKLLQPLINTLKKSKLQKDDIDMVILTGGSGKFYLVEETLRKFFGNTTKIVDFTEREAVSKGASIHSYNFNNHKLKKIKITDVMSDSIFIRNGRRFEKLIPHDVKAPETGTYNFKFSETTKRADIFLYYGVDAKDQHKLREIDGAFITLDKFYNKDESIQLDWEFDENRIIKIHHDGKELLSTSKQIKENKIFSTFSIK from the coding sequence ATGGGAAATAGTATTGGGATTGATTTAGGAACTACGGAAAGCACTGTATCAGTTGTTGAGATTTCTGGACGGAGAGATAATCCAATGGAAAAACTAAGAAGTCTCAATATTTTCCAGCACGACTCTAGCCATAACTCTGTAACAAATATGAATGGTTTGCAATCAAGCATTTACATCAATCGAGAAACAGAGACAATTTATGTTGGTGAGTTTGCAAAAAAGATTTACAGCGACGGGCATAAGCCCCTCCAAACTATTCGTTCTGTAAAGACTCGAATTGGTGGAGAATCCGAAATTGATGTTCCTCTTCAAAATGATAAAAATGACAAAATATCTTTTGATATGACTGAACTCTCTTCAATTCTTTTGAAACAAATAAGAGATTCTGTAAAACAACAACTCGGTTCAGACGACTTTGAAGCTGTTACGATTACAATTCCTGCTGGATTTAATAGTGATGAGAGACGAGCTACAATTGAAGCTGGACATCTTGCAGGTTTTCAGCATGTAAATTTGCTTGATGAACCGACAGCTGTTTTATTGTATTTTTTGAATTCTGAAAACTCTTTTGAGTTTGGAGATGAATTTTTTGATAAAAACCGAAAAGTCCTTGTTTATGATATTGGCGGAGGAACACTAGATATTTCGATTGCAAACATCTTGTTAGATGATGACGATTTTGATATTTCAATTCTTGGTCGTTCAGAACGAATGGATTTTGGTGGAGATGATATTGATAAAAGAATTGCCTCTTATTTCTTAGAAGAGTTTGAAAAAATAAATCCGTCTATTTCTGCTAGAACTCCAGAAGAACAAGCTGTGATTGTTTCAAGAATTGTTTCTCATGCAGAAAGACACAAAGTTTCACTCTCAAAAAAGATTTCAAGCACAGAGAATCCAAAATTAAAACAGAGAAAAAGAGAAACAGTAAATTTTGAAATTATCGATGGTCTCTCAATTCGTGATTTGACTCTGAATGATCAAAACTTACGAGAAATTTTATCCGACCTCATCGCGAATAATGGGAAACTTCTTCAGCCACTTATCAATACTCTCAAAAAGTCAAAGTTGCAAAAAGATGATATTGATATGGTGATTCTTACTGGTGGTTCTGGTAAATTCTATCTTGTTGAAGAGACTCTTCGTAAATTTTTCGGCAATACAACTAAGATTGTTGATTTTACTGAACGAGAAGCAGTTTCAAAAGGTGCTTCAATTCATAGCTACAATTTTAATAATCACAAATTGAAAAAAATCAAAATTACCGATGTCATGAGCGACTCGATTTTTATCCGAAATGGTAGAAGATTTGAGAAATTGATTCCGCATGATGTCAAAGCTCCCGAAACTGGAACTTACAATTTTAAATTTAGTGAAACTACAAAACGAGCAGATATTTTTCTCTATTACGGAGTTGATGCAAAAGATCAGCACAAATTACGAGAAATTGATGGTGCATTTATCACTCTTGATAAATTTTACAACAAAGATGAGTCGATTCAGCTTGATTGGGAATTTGACGAAAACAGAATTATCAAAATTCACCACGACGGAAAAGAGCTTCTTTCGACTTCTAAACAAATAAAAGAAAACAAAATATTCTCAACATTCTCTATAAAATAG
- a CDS encoding molecular chaperone (PFAM: Hsp70 protein), which yields MDKLYIGIDFGNSTNFVTKYDFVRKDAVAVANMGSYAGSDIFDNVIYIEGDGKYILGKRNRMDDTLNFFDDVKRHITSDNQKWRVPNLGDRQVTASDIAEMIFTGIREKVEATHGGKKIDGAVITVPYAYGDKYRKRIKKSAENAGIPVIKLVEEPVAAAISFGVFGDEIENGKKENIVVFDFGGGTFDLTIFKFEKDDKQHAKIEVLNTGGVEKLGGKNIDAKIVNKFLEQDLKISLSDIQVEKEQKILKRELLKEARENKELLSEEDEVEIYKGGLSINNESKVIDRELSRDEFEDWLRTANIVGEIEDALDIAIADADLDPSDIDRVILAGGSSSIPIIKDIVRDFFGFEPEARKNLGELVGHGAGILAGLSVDDSLKYTVIRKTSKSVGVAIGNRFQKILRKNSPYGEISPEYKLRIGNSNLKEDFILSFYEGESGQIDECEKIGKATIDGTVFPSNTIFLSLYRDDDSGEIGYIFYDENKNEVLRGEFEEIEQ from the coding sequence ATGGATAAATTGTATATTGGAATTGATTTTGGGAACTCGACAAACTTTGTAACAAAATATGACTTTGTCAGAAAAGATGCTGTTGCTGTTGCAAATATGGGAAGCTATGCAGGTAGTGATATTTTCGACAATGTGATTTACATCGAGGGAGATGGAAAATATATTCTCGGAAAAAGAAACCGAATGGATGACACTCTAAACTTTTTTGATGATGTAAAAAGACACATCACTTCAGATAACCAAAAGTGGAGAGTTCCAAACTTAGGTGATCGTCAAGTTACAGCTTCAGATATTGCTGAGATGATTTTTACAGGAATTCGTGAAAAAGTTGAAGCTACTCATGGTGGAAAAAAAATTGATGGTGCTGTTATCACTGTTCCCTATGCTTATGGAGATAAGTATCGAAAACGAATCAAAAAATCGGCAGAAAATGCTGGAATACCTGTTATAAAACTTGTAGAAGAGCCTGTTGCTGCTGCTATCTCTTTTGGTGTTTTTGGTGATGAAATTGAGAATGGAAAGAAAGAGAACATCGTTGTTTTTGATTTCGGGGGAGGAACTTTTGATCTCACTATTTTTAAGTTTGAAAAAGATGACAAGCAACATGCAAAAATCGAAGTTTTAAATACTGGTGGAGTTGAAAAACTTGGAGGTAAAAATATTGATGCAAAAATCGTCAATAAGTTTTTAGAACAAGATTTAAAAATAAGTCTTTCAGATATTCAAGTTGAAAAAGAGCAAAAGATACTTAAAAGAGAACTTTTAAAAGAGGCAAGAGAAAACAAAGAACTCCTTAGTGAAGAAGATGAAGTTGAGATTTACAAAGGTGGTTTGAGTATAAATAATGAGTCAAAAGTTATTGACCGAGAACTCTCTCGAGATGAGTTTGAAGATTGGCTACGAACTGCAAATATTGTTGGTGAAATCGAAGATGCTCTTGACATTGCAATTGCTGATGCTGATTTAGATCCATCTGATATTGACCGAGTGATTTTAGCTGGTGGTTCAAGTTCAATTCCAATTATCAAAGATATTGTTCGTGATTTTTTCGGATTTGAACCTGAAGCTCGAAAAAACTTAGGGGAACTTGTTGGACACGGTGCAGGTATTTTGGCAGGTCTTTCTGTTGATGACTCTCTAAAATATACAGTTATCAGAAAAACAAGTAAATCTGTTGGTGTCGCAATTGGAAACCGTTTTCAAAAAATCCTACGAAAAAACAGCCCTTACGGTGAAATTTCTCCAGAATATAAATTACGAATTGGAAACTCTAATCTCAAAGAGGATTTTATTCTCTCATTTTACGAGGGTGAAAGTGGGCAAATTGATGAGTGTGAAAAAATTGGAAAAGCAACAATTGACGGCACAGTTTTTCCATCAAATACAATTTTCCTTTCACTCTATCGAGATGATGACTCTGGTGAAATTGGCTACATCTTTTACGATGAAAACAAAAACGAGGTTCTTCGGGGTGAATTTGAAGAAATCGAACAATGA